From the genome of Bombus huntii isolate Logan2020A chromosome 14, iyBomHunt1.1, whole genome shotgun sequence, one region includes:
- the LOC126872821 gene encoding uncharacterized protein LOC126872821 encodes MVFKNDQKLRIQERSQTCFQQGSEDHRQNDAQNVHSEYSYSIQQTSPSYFNKPERYRHCRKESTKHSDDRKKVRKCGKASVEDFEDRKKSAESEKLSTKCFEEHKKLTEADCQRSSKDFEHYKQRQFDQTRSSKVFHAYDQDDRKSPAQKADKKESKISSKMDRIMVCVQKHSSDIIKSFLPKRAENLEQKNSRCSKDACSNSSNLHEDILPDPAPPKSIHWSEKMRISQHKKKHSPPICPSPIVFIPHQQSSKKKLKAEVSRDLQAEGLQHSSTDSPSCVEYRTKRGSSNSRSSTQDSYLSRKTRYDDGDKKCFSTRKYTKSQTSFVAYKSGSCEKSENPCQVENVNDSKGDVSSLKYGLSKRPNPKEMQTTYMNRKPDEVKTRSLKKSEETYLPIRKKRKCFKGSGEWKEQKYQVRLKIFKSKNGLDPCSPTVIEVKRNDRSFIEKIKRPRLSPVHREISKLLEHPCNFKCCRLNDIVKTKKRIKKGKGKVTKRKKCP; translated from the coding sequence ATGGTTTTCAAAAATGATCAGAAACTTCGGATACAAGAACGTTCCCAAACATGTTTCCAGCAAGGTTCGGAAGATCATCGTCAAAATGACGCACAAAATGTACACTCTGAGTATTCTTACTCGATACAACAGACAAGTCCATCGTATTTTAATAAACCTGAAAGATACAGACATTGCCGAAAAGAATCGACAAAACACTCCGACGATCGTAAGAAAGTGAGGAAATGTGGGAAGGCATCGGTGGAAGATTTCGAAGATCGTAAGAAGTCGGCAGAAAGCGAAAAGCTGTCGACGAAATGTTTCGAAGAACATAAAAAATTGACAGAGGCCGATTGCCAGAGAAGCTCAAAAGATTTCGAGCACTACAAGCAACGTCAATTTGATCAAACGAGAAGCAGTAAGGTCTTCCATGCGTATGATCAGGATGATAGAAAATCACCAGCTCAGAAGGCGGACAAAAAAGAAtcaaaaatttcatcgaagaTGGATAGAATTATGGTTTGCGTACAGAAACATAGTTCCGACATAATTAAATCGTTTTTACCCAAGAGAGCAGAGAATTTAGAGCAAAAGAATTCCAGATGCTCGAAAGACGCATGCAGTAATTCATCGAATTTGCACGAAGATATTCTTCCTGATCCAGCACCACCAAAATCTATTCACTGGTCTGAGAAGATGAGGATAAGCCAACACAAGAAGAAACATAGCCCTCCTATCTGTCCCTCTCCCATAGTATTTATTCCCCATCAACAATCGAGTAAAAAGAAGCTAAAAGCCGAAGTATCTCGCGATCTGCAAGCTGAGGGATTACAACATTCGTCTACGGATTCGCCTTCATGCGTGGAATATCGAACGAAACGTGGGTCCAGTAACTCTCGTTCATCCACGCAGGATAGTTACTTGTCTCGAAAAACGAGATACGATGATGGTGACAAAAAGTGCTTTTCCACCAGAAAATATACGAAAAGTCAAACATCTTTCGTTGCATATAAAAGTGGCTCTTGTGAGAAGTCAGAAAACCCGTGTCAAGTAGAAAACGTCAACGATTCGAAAGGTGATGTATCGAGTTTGAAGTATGGCTTGAGTAAGCGTCCCAATCCAAAGGAGATGCAGACTACTTACATGAATCGCAAGCCAGACGAGGTTAAAACGAGATCTTTAAAAAAATCGGAAGAGACATATTTGCCCATTCGAAAAAAGCGAAAGTGTTTCAAGGGAAGTGGTGAATGGAAAGAGCAGAAATATCAAGTTCGGTTGAAGATTTTTAAATCGAAAAATGGCTTGGATCCATGTTCACCTACAGTGATCGAAGTGAAACGCAACGATCGTTCATTTATAGAGAAAATAAAGAGGCCAAGGTTAAGCCCGGTGCATCGTGAAATTTCCAAGTTACTAGAGCATCCGTGTAATTTCAAGTGCTGTCGCCTCAACGATATTGTCAAGACTAAGAAACGtataaagaaaggaaaaggaaaagttACAAAGAGGAAAAAATGTCCGTGA